One Kitasatospora sp. NBC_01266 genomic window carries:
- a CDS encoding PadR family transcriptional regulator, whose product MTAHRSSPLAVTVLALLHYKPLHPYGLQRLIKDWGKDQVVNVGQRASLYRTIERLQEAGLVAVRETGRDQAYPERTVYEVTEAGRAVAREWLIEMLAVPRQEFPQFPAALSNLLMLTSEEISGALERRLRVTEERLAGLAATLTGEGEGGLARIALLETEYLHAVTQAEARWLRAVLDDLRSGRLTWSVAELLAYGSEQ is encoded by the coding sequence ATGACCGCCCACCGCAGCTCCCCCCTCGCCGTCACCGTGCTGGCCCTGCTCCACTACAAGCCGCTGCATCCCTACGGCCTGCAGCGGCTGATCAAGGACTGGGGCAAGGACCAGGTGGTCAACGTGGGCCAGCGCGCGAGCCTGTACCGGACGATCGAGCGGCTGCAGGAAGCCGGCCTGGTCGCCGTCCGGGAGACCGGACGGGACCAGGCGTATCCGGAGCGGACCGTCTACGAGGTCACCGAGGCGGGGCGGGCGGTCGCCCGGGAGTGGCTGATCGAGATGCTCGCGGTGCCCAGGCAGGAGTTCCCGCAGTTCCCGGCGGCGCTCTCGAACCTGCTGATGCTGACGTCCGAGGAGATCTCCGGCGCGCTGGAACGGCGGCTGCGGGTCACCGAGGAGCGGCTGGCGGGCCTGGCGGCGACGCTGACCGGCGAGGGGGAGGGCGGACTGGCCCGGATCGCGCTGCTGGAGACCGAGTACCTGCACGCCGTGACGCAGGCGGAGGCGCGCTGGCTGCGCGCGGTGCTCGACGACCTGCGCTCGGGGCGGCTGACCTGGTCGGTGGCCGAGCTGCTGGCGTACGGGAGTGAGCAGTAG